Proteins co-encoded in one Acidiferrobacterales bacterium genomic window:
- a CDS encoding extracellular solute-binding protein → MKVLISPERRTARRNLVVHILAGAVLMFGAHAATAEQAVEPVHGIAMHGAPKYGPDFEHFDYVNPDAPKGGALFQAARGTFDSFNTLIPKGNAIGTGSTETLLTSSFDEAFTEYGLIAESLEVPEDRSWVIFNLRPEARWHDGMPITADDVVWSFETITTKGRPSLRYYYEDVISAEKLGERKVRFNFKETENRELPLIVGQLSILPKHYWENRDFEKTTLEPPLGSGPYRIKEFEPGRYVVQERVEDYWGRNLPVNKGLYNFDTIRTDFYRDDTAIRLALNSGDIDIRFENQAKAWSSDYDTPAVNNGWLIKEKIPHQMSTGMQAFVMNTRRSIFSDRTVRKALAYAFDFEWTNENLFYGQYTRTTSYFSNADLASRDLPQDEELEILKRYRDQLPAEIFTEAFSVPVTDGSGNSRQNLLTARKMLAEAGWKVNDLKLVNEQTGEVMKFEILLTSQAFERIVLPFTKNLERLGIEANIRTVDQSQYVNRIREQDFDMIVSGWGQSLSPGNEQRSYWGSYAADQYGTRNYAGIMDPVIDELIELVIEASDRESLVQRTRALDRVLLFGYYVIPNWHIRFDRVLYWDKYSRPDVPVMQGAVTSRWWFDADKQARLRQKMDTQ, encoded by the coding sequence TTGAAGGTTCTGATATCCCCTGAAAGACGGACTGCGAGAAGGAATCTTGTGGTTCATATCCTGGCTGGTGCGGTACTGATGTTCGGTGCTCATGCAGCAACGGCCGAACAGGCAGTCGAGCCGGTTCATGGAATCGCCATGCACGGCGCGCCGAAGTATGGACCTGATTTCGAACACTTCGATTATGTGAATCCAGATGCACCCAAGGGTGGGGCCCTGTTTCAGGCGGCGCGCGGGACGTTCGACAGTTTCAACACATTAATTCCCAAAGGCAATGCAATTGGTACCGGATCGACAGAAACACTGCTCACTAGCAGTTTTGATGAGGCATTTACGGAGTATGGACTGATCGCCGAGTCACTTGAGGTGCCGGAAGATCGCTCGTGGGTGATCTTCAACTTGCGGCCTGAGGCACGGTGGCACGACGGCATGCCCATTACGGCTGATGATGTGGTCTGGTCTTTCGAAACCATCACCACCAAGGGCCGCCCCAGTTTGCGGTATTACTATGAGGATGTGATATCCGCCGAGAAGCTTGGCGAAAGGAAAGTCCGTTTCAATTTCAAGGAGACGGAAAATCGGGAGTTGCCCCTGATTGTCGGGCAATTGTCAATACTGCCGAAGCATTACTGGGAGAACCGGGACTTTGAGAAGACCACGTTGGAGCCACCGCTCGGCAGTGGGCCCTACCGAATCAAGGAATTCGAACCCGGCCGCTATGTTGTTCAGGAACGAGTCGAGGACTACTGGGGCAGGAATTTGCCGGTCAACAAGGGGCTTTACAATTTTGACACCATCCGGACTGACTTTTACCGGGACGATACCGCAATCAGACTGGCACTGAACTCGGGAGATATCGATATACGATTCGAGAATCAGGCCAAGGCCTGGAGTTCCGACTACGACACGCCGGCAGTCAACAATGGTTGGCTGATCAAGGAGAAGATTCCGCATCAGATGTCCACCGGAATGCAGGCGTTCGTCATGAATACACGCAGAAGCATTTTTTCCGATAGGACAGTCCGCAAGGCACTTGCTTATGCGTTTGACTTCGAGTGGACGAATGAGAATCTGTTCTATGGGCAGTACACGCGCACGACAAGCTATTTTTCCAATGCTGACCTTGCGTCCCGGGACCTGCCTCAGGATGAGGAGCTTGAAATTCTTAAACGATATCGTGACCAGCTGCCTGCGGAGATTTTCACCGAAGCGTTCAGCGTGCCCGTAACCGATGGCAGCGGCAATTCCAGACAGAATCTCCTGACGGCGCGAAAGATGCTGGCTGAGGCCGGCTGGAAAGTGAATGATCTGAAGCTTGTCAACGAACAGACTGGTGAAGTGATGAAGTTCGAGATCCTGCTCACATCGCAGGCGTTTGAAAGAATCGTGCTTCCGTTCACTAAAAATCTCGAGCGACTCGGTATTGAGGCGAATATCCGTACCGTTGACCAAAGTCAGTATGTGAACCGGATTCGGGAACAGGACTTCGACATGATCGTCAGCGGTTGGGGTCAGTCCCTGTCGCCCGGCAATGAGCAACGAAGCTATTGGGGGTCATATGCAGCCGATCAGTACGGAACCCGCAATTATGCCGGTATTATGGACCCCGTCATCGATGAACTGATTGAACTGGTGATCGAAGCTTCCGATCGGGAGTCGCTGGTTCAGCGCACTCGTGCACTGGATCGGGTTTTGCTGTTCGGCTATTACGTGATTCCGAATTGGCACATCCGATTCGATCGGGTGCTGTATTGGGATAAGTACTCTCGACCTGATGTTCCTGTCATGCAAGGTGCTGTGACTTCTCGCTGGTGGTTCGATGCGGACAAGCAAGCGCGGCTCAGACAGAAAATGGATACCCAGTGA
- a CDS encoding LutB/LldF family L-lactate oxidation iron-sulfur protein codes for MEVASAQFRSRSKDALLNEELQAALQKARGGFVDKRKTAVDDLTDFDHLRDRAVAIKNQVLTNLDRYLEQYENNVIDAGGHVHWASTPQQAVEIILDICRGVDARCVTKGKSMIGEEMSLNDALEEQGIEVVETDLGEYIIQLAKERPSHIIAPAIHKTRNQITELFHEHHAKYGLTQKVEEVATIVNEARTVLREQFVKADVGITGANFLLADSGCSVLVTNEGNGDLTSTLPKVHIVTASIEKLIPSIDDLSVFLRILARSATGQEMSSYTSIYGGSASAEGMDETRQYHVVMLDNGRSKMLEGEFWEMLRCIRCGACMNHCPVYQSIGGHAYGWVYPGPMGSVWTPLLVGLQNAANLPNACTLNGRCEEVCPVRIPLPKLLRSLRNQIFERGLIDWKSRLGLWTWKMLTLHPPIYRLVMNSTSFALGWMGRRSGSIRRLPFGGGWTQGRDFPASTGGGTFVSQWKSRSSD; via the coding sequence ATGGAAGTCGCATCGGCACAATTCAGAAGTCGTTCGAAAGACGCCCTGTTGAATGAGGAACTGCAGGCCGCACTGCAAAAAGCCCGCGGTGGATTTGTTGACAAGCGCAAGACCGCCGTCGATGACCTGACTGACTTCGATCACTTGCGCGATCGGGCGGTCGCGATCAAGAATCAAGTGCTGACGAACCTGGATCGATATCTGGAACAGTATGAGAATAACGTAATCGATGCCGGTGGTCACGTGCACTGGGCCTCCACGCCGCAGCAAGCTGTTGAGATCATCTTGGATATTTGCCGAGGGGTTGATGCCCGGTGCGTGACCAAAGGCAAGTCGATGATCGGCGAGGAGATGAGTCTGAATGACGCGCTCGAAGAGCAGGGCATTGAGGTTGTCGAGACGGATCTCGGCGAATACATCATCCAATTGGCGAAAGAGAGGCCCAGTCACATCATCGCACCGGCGATTCACAAAACCCGCAATCAGATTACCGAACTGTTTCACGAACATCACGCCAAGTATGGACTGACACAGAAAGTTGAGGAAGTTGCGACCATCGTAAATGAGGCACGGACAGTCTTGCGGGAACAGTTCGTGAAGGCGGATGTCGGTATTACAGGTGCCAATTTCCTGTTGGCGGACAGCGGCTGTTCTGTTCTCGTCACAAACGAGGGAAACGGTGATTTGACGAGCACATTACCGAAGGTCCACATTGTAACGGCCTCGATCGAAAAGCTGATTCCGTCGATTGACGACCTTTCCGTGTTCCTTCGCATACTGGCACGCAGTGCGACCGGTCAGGAAATGTCATCGTATACCAGCATATATGGGGGTTCCGCCAGTGCCGAGGGTATGGATGAAACCAGGCAATACCATGTTGTGATGCTTGACAACGGCCGATCCAAAATGCTTGAGGGCGAGTTCTGGGAAATGTTGCGATGCATCCGCTGCGGGGCCTGCATGAACCACTGTCCAGTCTATCAGTCCATTGGCGGACACGCTTATGGCTGGGTGTATCCCGGACCGATGGGGTCGGTCTGGACCCCATTGCTTGTTGGATTGCAGAATGCGGCCAACCTCCCCAACGCCTGTACGCTGAACGGTCGTTGTGAGGAGGTGTGTCCGGTCAGGATTCCTTTGCCCAAGTTGCTTCGGTCGCTTAGAAATCAAATTTTCGAGCGCGGACTGATCGATTGGAAGTCACGCCTCGGACTATGGACCTGGAAGATGCTGACCCTGCATCCCCCAATCTATCGACTGGTCATGAATTCAACTTCGTTCGCGCTGGGTTGGATGGGACGCAGGTCCGGATCAATCCGTCGTCTCCCGTTCGGCGGCGGCTGGACCCAAGGACGAGACTTTCCCGCATCTACCGGTGGTGGGACTTTCGTATCGCAGTGGAAGTCGAGATCATCGGATTGA
- a CDS encoding (Fe-S)-binding protein: protein MASTKGIVGLFATCLVDLIRPEIGFSTARLLQQAGYKVEVPDGQTCCGQPHFNSGALVDSVRIAERFVRVFERYEHVVVPSGSCAAMVKIHYPEILADRPKFLQGAKDIASRCYELTEFLTDVADIQLSVRHELHCTYHDSCSGFRELGICSQPRQLLGQIDGLTITECNDSTACCGFGGTFCVKYPEISNSIATEKANNVDTSGAEVLLGGDLGCLMNIAGMLKRRGSNVRVRHIAEVLAGQTNQPAIGQPR, encoded by the coding sequence GTGGCAAGCACCAAGGGGATCGTCGGACTTTTCGCCACCTGTCTGGTGGATCTGATCAGGCCCGAGATTGGGTTTTCGACCGCTCGGCTGCTTCAGCAAGCCGGCTACAAGGTGGAGGTTCCGGACGGGCAGACCTGTTGCGGGCAACCGCATTTCAACAGTGGTGCGCTAGTCGATTCTGTCAGAATCGCCGAACGTTTTGTGCGAGTTTTTGAGCGCTACGAACATGTCGTTGTTCCCTCCGGGTCCTGTGCAGCCATGGTGAAAATTCACTACCCTGAAATCCTCGCCGATCGGCCGAAGTTCTTGCAAGGAGCCAAGGACATTGCTTCCAGATGTTATGAGCTGACTGAGTTTCTTACAGATGTTGCCGACATCCAGCTCAGTGTCCGACATGAACTTCACTGCACCTACCATGATTCGTGCTCGGGATTCCGGGAGTTGGGTATCTGCAGTCAGCCGCGTCAGTTGCTCGGGCAGATTGACGGGTTGACAATTACCGAATGTAACGATTCCACTGCTTGTTGTGGGTTTGGCGGAACATTCTGCGTCAAGTATCCAGAGATCTCGAACAGTATCGCTACCGAAAAAGCGAACAATGTTGACACCAGCGGTGCAGAGGTTCTCCTTGGCGGTGACCTGGGCTGTCTGATGAACATTGCAGGCATGCTCAAGCGCCGCGGCAGCAACGTCCGCGTCCGACATATTGCCGAAGTACTCGCGGGTCAGACGAACCAACCTGCTATCGGGCAACCCCGCTAG
- the moaA gene encoding GTP 3',8-cyclase MoaA: MNTDSSNTVTDTLNRPIRDIRVSITDRCNFRCTYCMPKEFFGSNHAFLHRKQLLTFEEIERSVRAFVANGVKKVRITGGEPMVRKDHPELISILSKVPGIEDLSMTTNASLLTTQAAHDLYKSGLQRITISLDAIDNKVFHSINDVKFPVDRVLAGIDNARVAGMSPIKVNMVVARGMNDQEILPMVRQFRNSGVILRFIEFMDVGNTNDWQMDKVISAKDILKTINSEYPIEPVSPTYRGEVAKRWQYKDGAGEIGIISSVTEPFCGACNRARLTAEGKIYTCLFATDGFDLREHIRNGADVDELAGIVNELWQSRTDRYSELRSKQSVATPKIEMSYVGG, encoded by the coding sequence ATGAACACAGACAGCAGCAATACAGTAACGGACACCTTGAACCGGCCGATCAGAGACATACGAGTCTCGATTACCGATCGGTGTAACTTTCGCTGTACGTATTGCATGCCGAAAGAGTTCTTTGGATCCAATCACGCGTTCTTGCATCGTAAGCAGTTGCTGACGTTTGAGGAGATTGAACGCTCTGTTCGGGCGTTTGTAGCCAATGGCGTCAAAAAGGTCCGGATCACCGGTGGCGAGCCTATGGTGCGCAAAGACCATCCTGAACTTATTTCCATACTATCGAAAGTTCCTGGGATTGAAGACTTGAGCATGACGACAAATGCCTCCCTGCTCACCACTCAAGCAGCGCACGACTTATACAAGTCCGGCTTGCAGCGCATCACCATCAGTCTGGATGCGATTGACAATAAAGTCTTTCACTCAATCAACGATGTGAAATTTCCTGTAGATCGAGTACTTGCCGGAATAGACAATGCCCGGGTTGCCGGGATGTCGCCCATCAAGGTGAACATGGTTGTGGCACGTGGCATGAACGATCAGGAGATTTTGCCGATGGTGCGCCAGTTCAGAAATTCCGGGGTTATTCTCCGCTTTATTGAGTTCATGGATGTCGGCAATACGAATGACTGGCAGATGGACAAGGTCATATCCGCAAAGGACATCCTCAAGACAATCAACAGTGAATATCCGATCGAGCCGGTCTCTCCCACCTACCGAGGTGAGGTTGCCAAGCGCTGGCAATACAAGGATGGAGCGGGTGAGATTGGAATTATCTCGTCAGTCACAGAACCTTTCTGTGGTGCGTGCAATCGTGCCAGACTGACTGCCGAAGGAAAAATCTACACCTGCCTTTTTGCAACTGATGGATTCGATCTGCGCGAACACATCCGAAACGGAGCGGATGTCGATGAGTTGGCGGGAATCGTCAATGAACTGTGGCAGTCCCGAACCGACCGTTATTCCGAACTCAGGTCCAAGCAATCGGTTGCAACTCCGAAAATCGAGATGTCCTATGTTGGCGGGTAG
- a CDS encoding AAA family ATPase has product MVFVGGPRQVGKTTLSLNIAPDGHRYLNWDDVEDREFVLTEKFPIESFVIFDEIHKFGNWRNYIKGFYDKHGDKKRILSTGSARLDYYRHCGDSLQGRYHYYRLHPLTVDELQIRSQSDFESLLTLCGFPEPFLSGSQQQARRWMREFRTRAVNEDIRDLELTQKLSSMELLLLRLPQWVGSPLSINALREDLNCAHKTVSNWLNIFERMYLIYRLSPLESPKIRAVRKERKHYHYNWAEIDDEEARFENLIASHILKWVHFIQDWTGRDVDLVYFRDIDGREVDLIITENKQPVCAIECKLRFRGVSKNLKYFKAKFPQCDAVQVHQFDLQEFTTKDGIHVVNWRRLLSDYGHQVMHTNSLTFS; this is encoded by the coding sequence ATGGTATTTGTTGGTGGTCCTCGACAAGTTGGGAAAACAACACTTTCACTCAACATTGCACCCGATGGGCATCGATACCTGAATTGGGACGACGTGGAAGATCGAGAATTCGTTCTGACAGAAAAGTTTCCAATTGAGTCATTTGTGATATTTGATGAGATCCATAAATTTGGTAATTGGCGAAACTACATCAAGGGGTTTTACGATAAACACGGCGATAAGAAAAGAATCCTGAGCACTGGCAGTGCGAGGCTTGATTACTATCGTCATTGTGGCGACTCGTTGCAAGGCCGCTATCACTACTATCGATTGCATCCATTGACTGTTGATGAACTCCAAATTCGGTCGCAATCGGATTTTGAAAGTCTCTTGACATTGTGTGGATTTCCTGAACCATTCCTGTCTGGGTCTCAACAGCAGGCACGACGTTGGATGCGAGAATTTCGAACAAGAGCAGTCAACGAAGATATCAGGGACCTGGAATTGACACAAAAACTGTCATCCATGGAACTGCTGCTATTGCGATTGCCTCAATGGGTCGGTAGTCCTTTATCGATCAACGCGCTTCGAGAGGATCTCAACTGTGCGCACAAGACAGTCTCGAACTGGCTGAATATTTTCGAGCGAATGTACCTGATCTACCGGCTTTCGCCGCTGGAATCACCAAAGATCAGAGCCGTGAGGAAAGAGCGCAAACACTATCACTATAACTGGGCGGAAATAGACGATGAAGAGGCAAGATTTGAAAATCTGATCGCCAGTCACATCCTGAAGTGGGTTCATTTCATTCAGGACTGGACCGGCCGCGATGTCGATCTGGTGTACTTTCGGGACATTGACGGACGGGAAGTAGACTTGATCATTACGGAGAACAAACAACCTGTCTGTGCGATCGAATGCAAACTTCGATTCAGAGGTGTCTCCAAGAATTTGAAGTACTTCAAGGCAAAATTTCCACAATGCGATGCTGTTCAAGTGCATCAGTTCGATCTTCAGGAATTCACTACCAAAGACGGTATTCATGTAGTGAATTGGAGGAGGCTGCTATCGGATTATGGGCATCAGGTCATGCATACGAACTCACTGACATTCTCGTGA
- a CDS encoding dihydrodipicolinate synthase family protein — MNTFEAESLSQNGTASTIAAEAVKELQAGRSDLYGVWAPCLTPLDDSCSIDFSKLCDHISWLLSSGCHGVGLFGTTGEASSFSANERMTALERVIESGIAPEKLMIGNGFPSITDTVTVTRHALQLGCKKVLMLPPFYYKDPSLEGVSRSYRNTLDQLKSSDIRVVLYHFPKMSAVPIRHELIEALIESHGELIAGLKDSSGEWDSVERYIRNFPALNIFPGTDVLLLRSLKIGGAGTITATADINPDGIRRIFDLWTDGCNAAEAQIAADRIREIVSRYPLSAALKSVHAELRDDPGWRRVRPPLTELSSSEHTDLLNALTDAGFRLAE, encoded by the coding sequence ATGAATACGTTTGAAGCCGAATCGCTCAGTCAGAACGGAACTGCCTCAACCATTGCGGCTGAAGCAGTGAAGGAGCTGCAGGCTGGTCGGTCAGATCTATACGGAGTCTGGGCGCCTTGTCTGACGCCGCTCGACGACAGTTGCTCCATTGACTTCTCCAAGTTATGTGACCACATCAGCTGGCTGCTTTCGTCAGGATGTCACGGTGTCGGATTGTTTGGTACTACAGGTGAAGCCTCTTCGTTTTCGGCAAACGAGAGAATGACTGCGCTGGAAAGGGTGATTGAATCAGGGATCGCCCCCGAAAAGTTGATGATTGGCAACGGATTTCCGTCGATAACCGATACGGTGACGGTTACCCGACACGCCCTGCAGCTAGGCTGCAAGAAAGTTCTGATGCTTCCGCCGTTTTATTACAAGGATCCGTCCCTGGAAGGGGTCAGTCGCAGTTATCGCAACACTTTGGATCAGTTGAAGTCTTCCGACATCCGGGTCGTGCTTTATCACTTTCCCAAAATGAGCGCGGTGCCGATCCGTCATGAATTAATCGAAGCCCTGATTGAGTCTCACGGCGAATTGATTGCCGGTCTCAAGGACTCTTCGGGTGAATGGGATAGTGTCGAACGATATATTCGCAACTTTCCCGCGCTCAATATATTTCCCGGAACTGATGTATTGTTGCTGCGATCACTTAAGATCGGCGGTGCTGGAACCATTACCGCCACAGCTGACATCAATCCTGACGGCATACGACGCATCTTTGATCTTTGGACTGACGGCTGCAATGCCGCCGAAGCTCAAATCGCTGCAGACCGAATCCGTGAGATTGTCTCTCGTTATCCTCTATCGGCTGCGCTGAAGTCCGTGCACGCTGAATTGCGCGATGATCCCGGTTGGCGGCGCGTTCGTCCGCCTCTCACAGAATTGTCGTCCTCAGAGCACACTGATCTGCTAAACGCACTGACCGACGCAGGTTTTCGACTTGCTGAATGA
- the moaB gene encoding molybdenum cofactor biosynthesis protein B translates to MSAKDQSRSFIPVSIAVLTISDSRTQENDKSGSLLVERIQKSGHVCVDRQIVPDDIHRVRAQVCQWIVDERIQVVLSTGGTGVTGRDGTPEAIRPLLDKEISGFGEMFRVLSYEKIKTSTLQSRAFAGVSNATYIFCLPGSSSACADAWDMLIEHQLDYRSRPCNLVELMPRLLEHLVKK, encoded by the coding sequence ATGTCAGCGAAAGATCAGTCCAGGTCATTCATTCCAGTTTCGATAGCGGTTTTGACCATTTCAGACTCTCGAACGCAAGAGAATGACAAGTCGGGATCGTTGTTGGTTGAGCGAATCCAAAAATCAGGGCATGTCTGTGTTGACAGGCAGATTGTTCCAGATGACATTCATCGGGTGAGAGCTCAGGTTTGTCAGTGGATTGTCGACGAGAGGATTCAGGTTGTACTGTCAACGGGCGGAACTGGTGTGACCGGACGAGACGGTACTCCCGAGGCAATCCGTCCATTGCTCGACAAGGAAATCAGCGGGTTCGGAGAGATGTTCCGAGTTCTATCCTACGAGAAAATCAAGACATCAACGCTGCAGTCAAGAGCATTTGCCGGCGTCTCCAACGCCACCTACATTTTTTGTCTGCCCGGGTCATCTTCAGCGTGTGCCGACGCGTGGGATATGCTGATCGAGCACCAACTGGACTATCGGAGTCGGCCATGCAATCTGGTTGAGCTGATGCCCCGGTTGCTCGAACACCTGGTCAAAAAATAA
- a CDS encoding CDGSH iron-sulfur domain-containing protein: MAQPHVAQKQPYEMNLEPGDYWWCRCGLSSNQPFCDGSHKATDLSPVQVTITKARKYWLCGCKHTQKQPFCDGTHNSLD; encoded by the coding sequence ATGGCACAGCCCCATGTTGCACAAAAACAACCCTATGAAATGAACCTTGAACCCGGTGATTACTGGTGGTGTCGCTGCGGGCTATCAAGCAATCAGCCATTCTGTGACGGCTCACATAAGGCAACAGATCTCAGTCCGGTACAGGTAACCATTACCAAAGCACGCAAATACTGGCTTTGCGGATGCAAGCACACCCAGAAACAGCCGTTCTGCGACGGAACACACAATTCACTCGACTGA
- the pdxA gene encoding 4-hydroxythreonine-4-phosphate dehydrogenase PdxA → MDRIRVLAYTPGDPAGIGPDLTLQLASQICQHRIVVIADRNVLKERAKLLHVNPALREYDRSQRSTGEIECLHVDCSATVHPGQPDTKYAEYILETLDIAIDGCLSGEFDGLVTGPVGKEIIIRAGTAFTGHTEYLAKKTKTDCPVMLLCCGNLRVALVTTHLPLSKVPKAVTKDRILSVARVLQHDLVNRFQIASPRIGVCGLNPHAGEGGQLGTEEVSEIRPAIKQLQAEGLEISGPYPADTLFTGKMLDRFDVILSMYHDQGLPVVKHAGFGEVVNVTLGLPMVRTSVDHGTAYDIAATGQADAGSLLSAITMAAELSSAVEA, encoded by the coding sequence GTGGACCGAATCAGAGTACTGGCATATACACCGGGTGACCCGGCCGGAATCGGTCCAGATCTGACACTGCAATTGGCAAGCCAAATTTGCCAGCATCGCATTGTCGTCATAGCAGACCGAAACGTACTGAAGGAACGTGCGAAACTCCTTCATGTCAATCCTGCATTGCGTGAATATGATCGCAGCCAGCGATCGACCGGCGAGATTGAGTGCCTGCATGTGGACTGTAGTGCGACAGTGCATCCCGGCCAGCCCGATACCAAATATGCCGAGTATATCCTTGAAACGCTTGACATCGCAATTGATGGATGCCTGTCGGGGGAATTTGATGGGTTGGTAACCGGCCCGGTAGGCAAGGAGATCATCATCCGCGCCGGTACCGCCTTTACCGGTCACACTGAATACCTGGCGAAGAAAACTAAAACCGACTGCCCGGTCATGCTGCTTTGCTGTGGTAATCTTCGGGTAGCGCTTGTAACAACCCACCTGCCATTGTCAAAAGTTCCGAAGGCTGTCACCAAAGACCGAATCCTGTCTGTCGCAAGAGTGTTGCAACATGATCTTGTGAATCGTTTCCAGATCGCCTCACCCCGCATCGGAGTCTGCGGGCTCAACCCCCACGCCGGAGAAGGCGGGCAACTGGGCACGGAGGAAGTCAGCGAAATCCGACCGGCAATCAAACAACTCCAGGCCGAGGGATTGGAGATTTCAGGACCATACCCGGCCGATACTCTTTTTACCGGGAAAATGCTGGACCGGTTTGATGTGATCCTCTCCATGTATCACGACCAGGGACTGCCGGTGGTCAAACACGCGGGGTTCGGCGAGGTTGTCAATGTCACGCTCGGTCTTCCAATGGTCAGGACCTCTGTCGATCATGGAACCGCTTACGACATCGCAGCTACCGGTCAGGCCGATGCCGGTAGTCTGTTGAGCGCGATTACGATGGCTGCCGAACTCAGTTCCGCGGTCGAGGCATGA
- the rsmA gene encoding 16S rRNA (adenine(1518)-N(6)/adenine(1519)-N(6))-dimethyltransferase RsmA, whose translation MSAPTKRKRLGQHFLTDPQTIDRIVRLINPSPDETMVEIGPGRGALTERLAGRTAEFHAIEIDPHLFGEIHRKMASESVQIHHGDALSFDYGSLMSAGQGLRIVGNLPYSISSQLIMRLLKFADGIKDLVFMLQREVALRLTAPCGSRHYGRLTVCVTRVMHVEMIFDVPPGAFSPPPEVQSTMIYMRPEEVTDTDSRTEEAFAALVRLAFSNRRKTLRNSLASPLGETHLAQCGIDPGLRAQNLTVGQYLRLAEYAISNNLDVR comes from the coding sequence ATGAGCGCGCCGACCAAAAGAAAACGGTTGGGACAGCACTTCCTGACCGACCCCCAGACCATCGATAGGATTGTCAGATTGATCAACCCAAGCCCTGACGAGACCATGGTTGAGATCGGACCGGGCCGCGGTGCACTGACTGAAAGACTCGCAGGCAGAACAGCTGAATTTCACGCAATCGAAATTGACCCGCACCTGTTCGGTGAGATCCACAGGAAAATGGCTTCAGAGTCGGTACAGATTCATCACGGCGACGCATTGAGTTTTGACTATGGATCGCTGATGTCCGCCGGTCAGGGGCTGAGAATAGTTGGCAACCTGCCTTATTCGATCTCATCACAACTGATCATGCGGTTACTCAAGTTTGCCGATGGAATCAAGGACCTGGTCTTCATGCTGCAGCGCGAGGTGGCGCTCAGACTGACTGCGCCCTGCGGCAGTCGCCACTACGGACGCTTGACTGTCTGCGTAACACGGGTAATGCATGTGGAAATGATTTTCGATGTCCCTCCTGGTGCATTTTCGCCGCCACCCGAAGTACAATCAACCATGATTTACATGCGACCCGAAGAGGTCACTGATACTGATTCGAGAACCGAGGAAGCTTTCGCTGCCCTGGTTCGACTGGCGTTCAGCAACCGGCGCAAGACATTGAGAAACTCCCTGGCAAGTCCTCTTGGTGAAACACACCTCGCCCAATGCGGCATTGACCCAGGCCTGCGGGCTCAGAATCTGACTGTCGGGCAGTATCTGCGTCTTGCCGAATATGCGATCTCAAACAATCTCGACGTCCGATGA
- a CDS encoding lysophospholipid acyltransferase family protein produces the protein MIGNIRALIFMTGMISAAVLYWPVAVAVYFCEAKFRSRVIGLWAYFVIWLLKVVCGLRHEVEGLENLPSVPSVIFSKHQSAWETIAYQTIFPPQAWVLKRSLLHIPFFGWGLAATHPIRINRSEVRRALEEVIQQGKSVLEEGRWVVVFPEGTRIDPGKHGTYMASAALLAVRAGVPLVPVAHNAGDFWRRREFRKRPGTIRVRIGEPIYPDQLKPRQMNQMAEQWIRKTMPEISPAYAADDLPDETL, from the coding sequence GTGATCGGTAATATCCGAGCATTGATATTCATGACGGGCATGATCTCGGCCGCGGTGCTGTACTGGCCGGTTGCCGTTGCCGTATATTTCTGCGAGGCCAAGTTTCGATCCCGGGTGATCGGTCTGTGGGCGTACTTTGTGATCTGGCTGCTCAAGGTCGTGTGCGGATTGCGCCACGAGGTGGAGGGTTTGGAAAATCTGCCATCTGTTCCCTCAGTGATTTTTTCCAAGCACCAGTCCGCGTGGGAGACTATCGCGTATCAGACTATATTTCCACCCCAGGCCTGGGTGTTGAAACGCTCGCTTTTGCATATTCCATTTTTTGGCTGGGGTCTGGCTGCTACGCATCCGATCAGAATCAACCGCAGTGAGGTGCGCAGAGCGTTGGAGGAGGTGATCCAGCAAGGCAAGAGCGTGCTTGAGGAAGGACGATGGGTTGTTGTATTTCCCGAAGGGACGAGAATCGATCCGGGCAAGCATGGCACCTATATGGCCAGTGCCGCACTGTTGGCGGTACGCGCTGGTGTTCCCTTGGTACCCGTCGCACACAACGCCGGTGATTTCTGGCGTCGCAGGGAATTCAGGAAACGTCCCGGCACGATCCGTGTTCGAATCGGCGAACCGATCTACCCCGATCAACTCAAACCCAGGCAGATGAACCAGATGGCGGAACAGTGGATTCGCAAGACGATGCCCGAAATCAGTCCGGCGTACGCTGCCGACGACTTGCCGGACGAGACACTGTAA